The Tachypleus tridentatus isolate NWPU-2018 chromosome 5, ASM421037v1, whole genome shotgun sequence genome includes a window with the following:
- the LOC143251234 gene encoding uncharacterized protein LOC143251234, with amino-acid sequence MSHLFNLCLYKRETTICALTTFFLSKTHSSSNEEIEWDSSSVWNYTIGRVVEFKKDEKRVAEILKSKNKPHGFCIGESWPINDTIWNEEEESVPSGIFIPKRYVFSSSYRDFHTQ; translated from the exons atgtctcacctttttaatttatgcttgtataaaagggaaacaacaatctgtgctttaacaacattttttctctccaaaacaCACTCTAGTAGCAATGAAGAGATTGAATGGGATAGCTCATCCGTTTGGAATTACACGATTGGTCGTGTTGTTGAATTTAAAAAAGATGAAAAACGTGTTGCAGAGATATTAAAGTCTAAGAACAAACCTCACGGATTTTGTATTG GTGAATCTTGGCCAATCAATGATACAATCTGGAATGAAGAAGAAGAATCAGTTCCTTCCGGGATTTTCATACCCaaaaggtatgtattctcaagtTCCTACCGGGATTTTCATACCCAATAG
- the LOC143251231 gene encoding uncharacterized protein LOC143251231 isoform X2, giving the protein MANVDRSNQMEVEIREYVIVVFTKDNEVGVAPSDWLLDERTIKWPNKKGQSLNKAVLDRMPPEDHWDEYDVRVIYSDDDYVKVRGKLSSAEDTSSLETDDPEAKNSENGPRICTRKRKPTQRLVSESDNESEADGEKNQQVQNSKSQKHKSAIWSDDHVDLAQLTIPKPPEPISNAGGHVIVTPKRRCVSGEVNRIQRTLTPLTNHGAAGITQTERKILQVLAELQQKVDMNTGLLQTLLRGRPASTNSSINLSVWPQGLPALPLSTMDGFNTLNDKVMIQHNADAVVRKLSMRGGDSVDAVTRNVLTGLMTNSLASQFNWMGHERKKRQDDGTLVTIPKKAISTTNLLQVINRAVRDNPVAEMASDDVIKKTAQSWLKYAASGKQEK; this is encoded by the exons ATGGCTAATGTTGACAGATCCAACCAAATGGAGGTGGAAATTAGAGAATATGTGATAGTAGTGTTCACAAAGGACAATGAAGTTGGGGTGGCACCATCAGACTGGCTATTGGATGAACGCACCATTAAGTGGCCGAACAAAAAAGGTCAAAGCCTGAATAAAGCTGTTCTGGACAGAATGCCTCCAGAGGATCATTGGGATGAGTATGATGTTAGAGTCATCTATTCAGATG ATGACTATGTTAAGGTGAGAGGGAAATTAAGTTCTGCAGAGGACACCTCTTCTCTTGAAACAGATGATCCAGAAGCTAAAAATTCTGAAAATGGACCAAGAATTTGCACCAGAAAGAGAAA GCCCACACAGAGATTAGTTTCTGAGTCTGATAATGAGTCTGAGGCTGATGGGGAGAAGAATCAGCAAGTTCAGAATTCCAAATCACAAAAACACAAGTCTGCAATATGGTCAGATGATCATGTGGATTTGGCTCAGCTGACCATACCTAAGCCACCAGAGCCAATAAGCAATGCTGGAGGGCATGTGATAGTGACCCCAAAAAGAAGATGTGTGTCAG GTGAAGTCAACAGAATCCAGAGGACACTAACACCCCTGACAAACCATG gtgCTGCAGGAATCACACAGACAGAAAGAAAAATTCTTCAGGTGCTAGCAGAGCTACAACAAAAAGTGGACATGAATACAGGCCTTCTGCAGACTTTGCTGAGAGGTCGGCCTGCCAGCACCAACTCATCCATAAATCTGTCTGTGTGGCCACAGGGTCTCCCAGCTCTGCCGCTTAGTACAATGGATGGGTTCAACACCCTGAATGACAAAGTTATGATTCAGCATAATGCAGATGCTGTC GTGAGGAAGCTAAGTATGAGGGGTGGTGACAGTGTGGATGCTGTCACAAGAAATGTACTAACAGGTCTAATGACCAACAGCCTTGCCAGCCAGTTCAACTGGATGGGACATGAAAGGAAAAAAAGACAAGATGATGGGACCTTAGTTACCATACCAAAGAAGGCCATATCTACAACAAATTTGTTACAAGTCATTAACA GAGCTGTCAGGGATAATCCTGTGGCTGAGATGGCATCAGATGATGTCATCAAGAAGACTGCACAGAGTTGGTTGAAATATGCTGCCTCTGGGAAGCAGGAaaagtga
- the LOC143251231 gene encoding uncharacterized protein LOC143251231 isoform X1, which produces MANVDRSNQMEVEIREYVIVVFTKDNEVGVAPSDWLLDERTIKWPNKKGQSLNKAVLDRMPPEDHWDEYDVRVIYSDDDYVKVRGKLSSAEDTSSLETDDPEAKNSENGPRICTRKRKPTQRLVSESDNESEADGEKNQQVQNSKSQKHKSAIWSDDHVDLAQLTIPKPPEPISNAGGHVIVTPKRRCVSGEVNRIQRTLTPLTNHGPRRKVNSTPQVASTPTNGAAGITQTERKILQVLAELQQKVDMNTGLLQTLLRGRPASTNSSINLSVWPQGLPALPLSTMDGFNTLNDKVMIQHNADAVVRKLSMRGGDSVDAVTRNVLTGLMTNSLASQFNWMGHERKKRQDDGTLVTIPKKAISTTNLLQVINRAVRDNPVAEMASDDVIKKTAQSWLKYAASGKQEK; this is translated from the exons ATGGCTAATGTTGACAGATCCAACCAAATGGAGGTGGAAATTAGAGAATATGTGATAGTAGTGTTCACAAAGGACAATGAAGTTGGGGTGGCACCATCAGACTGGCTATTGGATGAACGCACCATTAAGTGGCCGAACAAAAAAGGTCAAAGCCTGAATAAAGCTGTTCTGGACAGAATGCCTCCAGAGGATCATTGGGATGAGTATGATGTTAGAGTCATCTATTCAGATG ATGACTATGTTAAGGTGAGAGGGAAATTAAGTTCTGCAGAGGACACCTCTTCTCTTGAAACAGATGATCCAGAAGCTAAAAATTCTGAAAATGGACCAAGAATTTGCACCAGAAAGAGAAA GCCCACACAGAGATTAGTTTCTGAGTCTGATAATGAGTCTGAGGCTGATGGGGAGAAGAATCAGCAAGTTCAGAATTCCAAATCACAAAAACACAAGTCTGCAATATGGTCAGATGATCATGTGGATTTGGCTCAGCTGACCATACCTAAGCCACCAGAGCCAATAAGCAATGCTGGAGGGCATGTGATAGTGACCCCAAAAAGAAGATGTGTGTCAG GTGAAGTCAACAGAATCCAGAGGACACTAACACCCCTGACAAACCATG GTCCTAGAAGAAAGGTGAACAGCACTCCTCAGGTAGCTTCAACTCCCACCAATG gtgCTGCAGGAATCACACAGACAGAAAGAAAAATTCTTCAGGTGCTAGCAGAGCTACAACAAAAAGTGGACATGAATACAGGCCTTCTGCAGACTTTGCTGAGAGGTCGGCCTGCCAGCACCAACTCATCCATAAATCTGTCTGTGTGGCCACAGGGTCTCCCAGCTCTGCCGCTTAGTACAATGGATGGGTTCAACACCCTGAATGACAAAGTTATGATTCAGCATAATGCAGATGCTGTC GTGAGGAAGCTAAGTATGAGGGGTGGTGACAGTGTGGATGCTGTCACAAGAAATGTACTAACAGGTCTAATGACCAACAGCCTTGCCAGCCAGTTCAACTGGATGGGACATGAAAGGAAAAAAAGACAAGATGATGGGACCTTAGTTACCATACCAAAGAAGGCCATATCTACAACAAATTTGTTACAAGTCATTAACA GAGCTGTCAGGGATAATCCTGTGGCTGAGATGGCATCAGATGATGTCATCAAGAAGACTGCACAGAGTTGGTTGAAATATGCTGCCTCTGGGAAGCAGGAaaagtga